A window of Chlorobium phaeobacteroides DSM 266 genomic DNA:
TGTATAGGACTTACTCTCTGAATATATTTGTTTTGAAGCTCTTTTTCTGTTAAGAAATCCAAAACATGTTGCTTAATATAGTGCACGAAATGTAAAAAACAAATAAAGGCTTTTTTCTTTGTGGCAACTGTTATAACTTCCTCTGCATTTATCAGTGGAACCCGCCACATTCATAGCCTGCCTGTGGCTGTTTATACGCCTTCAGCGAGAACCGATACTATTATTCTATGGCAATACAGCGCATTTTAAGCGGGATGCGTCCTACCGGAAAGCTGCATCTCGGTCATTTTACCGGCGCTCTTGAAAACTGGGTCGAGCAACAGAACCTTATGAGAGAGGATGGGTCGCGGGTTTATGAAACCTGTTTTCTTATTGCCGATTATCACAGCCTCACGACTTCGCTCGATACCGGCGATCTGTATGCAAACTCTCTCGATATGCTCATCGACTGGCTTTCGGCAGGCGTTGATCCGGAAAAAAGCCCTGTCTTCCGGCAATCGAGAATCAAGGAACATGCCGAACTCTTCCTTCTTTTTTCAATGCTTGTCACGGCGTCGCGTCTGGAACGAAATCCAACCCTGAAAGAACAGGTTCGTGACCTTAATCTTGAGTCCCTGGTTTACGGCCATCTCGGCTATCCCGTTCTGCAGGCAGCCGATATCCTGCTGTATAAGGGAACGGTCGTGCCTGTCGGCGAGGACCAGATCCCCCATGTTGAAATAACAAGAGAGATCGCCCGTAAATTTAATAACCATTACCCTCATCCGTTAAACGGCGTGGTGTTTATGGAGCCTGAGCCTAAAATAACCAAATTCTCACGGCTTGTCGGTCTTGACGGGAAGTCTAAAATGTCGAAATCTCTCGGCAACACCATCCTTCTTTCCGACGGAAGCGAGGAGGTATTCAAAAAAGTCCGCAATGCTGTCACCGATACCGAGAAAATCCGAAAGAACGACCCCGGAAGACCTGAGGTCTGTACGGTTTTCAGCTATCATGGCAAATTTACTCCGCAAATGCAACGAGACATCATCGAAATGGACTGCCGTTCCGGTAGCCTCGGTTGCGTTGACTGTAAAAAAATCTGCGCGGCAAATATTTCGCATGCGCTTCTGCCCCTTGTTGAAAAACGACGCTATTATGAAGCGCATATCGATCTGGTTACGGAAATTCTTTATGAGGGCGAACGCAAGGCGCAGGCAATAGCCCGAAATACGATGGAAGAGGTCAGAGAGGCCATGAGGCTTGGTTGAATAGAGTCGATTGAAGCACTATTGCACAAGAGGAGAGCAGTGAAAGAGCATAACCGATACGCGTTTATTTTTGACATGGATGGCGTCCTGACTGACAACATGAAGCTTCATGCTTTATCATGGGTCGAGCTGTTCAATGATTTCGGCCTCAAAGGTCTCGATCCCGAACGTTATCTTGTCGAAACCGCTGGCATGAAGGGTCACGATGTCCTCAAACATTTTCTCGATCCGGCGATAAACGCGACCGACGCCGACCGTCTTACCGAGCTGAAGGATTTTCTCTACCGGGTAATGTCTCGCAGTAGTATCCATCCTCTTTCAGGACTCTCTCTTTTTCTTGACGCCGCCGAACGCCTCGGGATCCGGCTCGGCGTCGGAACCGGTTCCGGCCCTAAAAACACCGGGTATGTTCTGGGTCTTCTTGGAATTCAGCAGAAATTTCAGGCTGTTGTGACGGCTGATCAGGTTGCAAACGGTAAACCGGCTCCGGATATATTTCTTGAAGCTGCCCGCCGTCTTATGGTTGAGCCCTCTCAATGTATTGTTTTTGAAGACGCGATCCCTGGCGTCGAAGCGGCGGAACGTGCCGGCATGAAATGCGTGGCTCTGACGACGACAAACAGCCGAAACATGTTCAGCGGCTTCGCAAATGTTATCGCCGTCGTTCATGATTTCACCGGTCTGAATCCCGAAATTCTGCTCGACATGCCTTTTAAGGCACCTTTATTGACTCATTAAATTATTCTGATGCACGATTTTTTTCTTCCGGTCATTAAAAATGCCCTTCTCTCGCTGGCGGTTTCAAGCGATAAACCTGTTCTGATCGAGCGACCCGCTGATAAAAAATTCGGCGATTTTTCTACGAACATTGCCTTTCTGATTGCCAAAGAGAGTCGTCGCAATCCGAAAGAGTTTGCCGGTGAGCTGATCGCTCACCTCTCGTTTCCTCCGGATACCATCAAAAGCATGACGGTAGCCGGTCCGGGTTTTATTAATTTTTTCCTTACACCAACCTTTATCATGCAGTCCGTCGAACAGATTCTGCTTGAGGGAAAAGGGTACGGAAGATCGTGTCTGGGAAAAGGGAAAAAAGCTATTGTCGAGTATGTAAGCGCTAATCCAACCGGGCCCTTGACCATTGGACGCGGCAGGGGCGGCGTTCTGGGCGACTGTATCGCGAACCTGCTTGAAACCCAAAGCTATGCCGTTACCAGAGAGTATTATTTTAATGATGCCGGCAGACAAATGCAGATTCTCGGCGAATCGGTTCGGTTTCGATACCTCGAGTTGTGCGGCGTCGCCGAAACGTTTCCCGAGACGCACTACCAGGGAGCCTACATCAGGGAGATTGCCGAATCCCTTTTTGCCGGGCATGGTGCCGCTTTGCAAGGGGTTCATGATCTTCTGCCCTTTATCAAGAGCGCTGAAACCATTATTTTCAAGTCCATTAAAAACACGCTTGAGCGTATCGGTATCCGCCACGACTCTTTTTTTAACGAGCATACGCTCTACCATCGCGAGGGAAGCGGTCAATCCGCCAACGAAGAGGTTATTGATCTGCTCAGAGAAAAGCAGTTCATCGGCGAGTATGATGGGGCTACCTGGTTTCTGACATCCCGTATCGGCCAGGAAAAAGACAAGGTTCTCATCAAATCTTCAGGCGAGCCAAGTTATCGGCTTCCGGACATCGCCTATCACATAACGAAATTCAAACGGGGCTATGACCTTATGGTCAACGTGTTCGGGGCCGACCATATCGATGAGTATCCCGATGTTCTTGAGGCGCTTAAAATTCTCGGGTATGACGCAAGCCGCATTCAGGTGGCGATCAATCAGTTCGTCACGACAACGGTTGACGGTCAGAGCGTGAAGATGTCGACCAGAAAAGGCAATGCCGATCTGCTTGACGATCTTGTTGACGATGTTGGGCCTGATGCCACGAGGCTGTTCTTTATCATGCGCAGCAAGGACTCGCATCTTAACTTCGATATTGATCTGGCAAAAAAACAGTCTAAAGATAACCCGGTTTTTTACCTGCATTATGCTCATGCAAGAATATGCAGTCTTCTTCGTATGGCCGCTTTGGAAAACGGGTTCGATCCGGACGGCTCGGGACATCATCTTCTTCAGTTGCTCGATAGCGAACCCGAACTGAGACTTGGTCTTCTTCTGCTTGAGTACCCGCAAATGATCACGGCGTCGATTCGACTGCTTGAACCTCAGAAAATGGTCGATTATCTCCACTCCGTCGCTGAACTGTATCATAAATTCTATCAGGAGTGTCCGATACTGAAAGCCGAACCTGATATATCGAAGGCCAGATTGTTTCTGTCGCTGGCAACGAAACAGGTGCTCTGCAATGGATTCAGGATACTTGGCATTTCAGCTCCGGAATCGATGTAACGGGCTTTCAATCCCGATAGAGACGATGGTCGATGATGTATCGGTTGATTGCCGAGGGTATCTTCGCGGTTACCGGACGTCCCGAAGCGATATCCGCTCTTATCGTTGTTGACGATATCGGGCAGTCGAAATCGATAAACCGTACGTTTCCGATCATCTCCAGTCGCTGCTCCCTGTGGGCAATTTGCTCAGGGGGAACTCTTCTGAACACGGCTATCCTACAGAGCAACACAAGCTCCTCATATGATTTCCATAAGGGAAATTCACGATAACTGTCCTCTCCGACAAGCAGCGTCAGTTGGACGTCGGGATATTCTGTGCGGAGAAACCGGAGCAGCTCTACGGTATACGAGGGGGTCTTTTTCTGAAGCTCCCAGCCGCTTACTTCAGCAGGAAGTTCTGTTTTTTTCAGTTCGGAAGCAAGCAGCCCGACCATGTTTTTGCGATGGTCATCATGATCGGACCGCAGTAGTTTGAAGGGGTTGTTTGATATCGACAGTATTACCTTGTCGATATGCAGCAGCTCTCTTGCTAAAAGGCACATGGCAAGATGTCCGTTATGGGGAGGATCGAACGTCCCCCCGAAAACCGCAACGTGCAATCGCGCGCTCCTGTCAGGAATTGCCGAAGTTCTGCATGATTTTATCTCTGCTACCCTTCATCTGATCCTGCTTTTCGGGGTATAACTGTAGATACTGATCAAGCGCCTGGCCTGCTTCCATCCATTTTTTTCGAAGAATTAACGCGTCAACTTTTCCTTTCCATGCTGCTTCCAAATAGATCGTATCCGGGTAGAACCTGATTACCTCATCATAAAATATGACAGCTCCTTTGGGTTTGCCGAGCTGAATGTATTGATGAGCAATGGATACCTTGTTTCTTGCGAGTTTGTCGCGGAATGTTTTTATGGCGTTTTTCGCATAACTGAGCGAACCGCTTCTTTCAGATTCCAGTTTGAGTACCGCTAATTGATCCTGATAGTTCGCGTTTGCGGGATTGATTTTCAGAAGCTCCTGGTAAGTTTGAATATCGGCAGCAACGACGGCAGAATCTCGTCCAGGGTACTGCTCTATGTAGAGGGCGTATTGCTGAATCGCTTTTTTGGTGTGCTCGTGATCGAATTCGTAGTGCGAGGAGAGCTTTTCGTGTGATTTAGCAAGCTGAAACTGCGCCGTTGGGGTGTAGGGAGACCCTGCGTTCAACTGTAAAAGACGGGAGTACATTTCTGCCGAAAGAAGGTACTGTTTGGTATTGAAATAGGACTGCGCAAGATAAAACAGTACGTCGTCTTCAAGAGCGGATCCTCTTACTGAAAACATCAGCGCTTCAAGCGTAAGCGCCGCATCGTCATAATCCTTTTTATTGTAATCAGCAAGCGCTGCTGCATAGCGTTCAGCCGTGTCGCCTCCCGAATTCGTCGCAATTTTCGATGATGAGCATGATGACAAAAACAGTGAAGAAAAAGTCAATACAATCATTGCCGTAGCTACAAGGAACCTCTTCGCCCGCATAATTACTCCGTTATCCCTTTTGTTGACATAAAGACCATAGCATGGCATGGTCAGAAATTATTATTTAGTAAGCGATCCGTCGCTCTATTCTAATCGGCCCTGATTTTTTCTGACCCGATATTTTTTGCTCCCGGTATCGCCCGTTTTCGCACTCACTCCTTTATGGTTTCGGCATACGAGTTCCGGTTTTTCCAGGCTTGTCGGTACCTGGAGGATTACCGCAGGTAGTAACTCCGATAATCGTATAGAGCGGACAATAGGCAAGAAGCGCTGTCAAAAGGGGAACAAGCCCAGCCAGCCCCCACCAGCTCTGGTATACGATACCAAGAATAACAATAATAAGTCCAAGAACAAGACGTATAGCCCTGTCGGTATTTCCTATATTCTTCTGCATCAGGGGTCTCCTTTAGTTCGGTTACCATTCGCTTTTTTTTATGTACAAGCAATTTACAATCTCTCGACCTGATTATCAATTCACTGTTTTATTTTTCTACGTGAATTCGGCACAACGGGGATTTTCATGCGCATTTATCGGGAAAACAAGGGATTCCGAAGATCATTGTTCGCGCATTTCGTTGTGTAACCGGGGCCTCTATGACGATAAGGGATGCGTCATGCATCTCATGGGAAGAGTGAGTGGAGTGTGGAGCTTAGGGGAGTCGAACCCCTGACCTTCTCATTGCGAACGAGACGCTCTACCAACTGAGCTAAAGCCCCGACGATTATGAGGCCGAACCTTGCCCTATGGCCTCCCGACACGCAAACAGCCCGCCGGAAGCAGGCTGTTATGCATAAACCCGGTCGTTGCCTATGCCTGATACCGCTTATACGCGTTCCGATACAAGGGCTTTTTTGAGCAACTGTAGCTGATGACGCACGCTGCCGTCAAGAATCGTGTCGCCGATTTTTACGGTTACACCGCCAAGCAGCTCTCCGTTCAGCGCCATTTTCTCCCGAATGGTCTTGCCGGTATATGACGAGAGTTTGGCTACAAGCGCTTTTACCTGATCATCACTCATGGGGGTTGCGCTCGTAATGGAAACATTGATAATGCCATTGGCTTCATCAAGGAGCTTTTGGTACTCAACGATGATTTGCGGCAGCATTCCCGAACGTTTCTTTTTGGCTATCAGCTTTAAAAATATCATCACCTTGTCGCCTACCGTATCCGCGAACACTTCCTGGAGGATATGCGTTTTCTTGTCGGCATTGATCACCGGGCTGCGTAACACATGGACCAGCTCGCGAGATTGATCGAGAACAATTTTGATTTGCGCGAGCTCCTGAGTCGCCTGATCAAGAAATCCTCCCTCTTCGGCTGCAGACAATAAGGCTGAGGCATAACGCCGACTTGCTATAACACTTGACATGTCCTGACCTTTTTCAGTTACGTTTCGTTGAAAGATCCTGAATCATGCTGTCGACAATTTTTTTCTGCATGTCGGCATCAAGAGAGGTTTTAATGATTTTTTCAGCTCCCATGACGGCCAGTTCGGCAACCTCGTTTCTCAGAACATCAAGCGCCCTGCGTTTTTCCTGCTCGATTTCTTCTTTGGCCATCGAGATCATTTTTGCAGCTTCAGCCTGGGCTTTTTCGGCAATTCCCGCCCTGAGCTTTTCGCCATACTCTTTTCCTTCACGGATTATCTTGTCGGACTCGGCATCTGCCTTTGCAAGCAGCTCCCTGTTTTTGCGAAGAATTTCTTCAGCCTCGTCTTTGGCTTTGTGCGCGCGGTCAATTGATGACTGTATGCCTTTTTCTCTTTCTTCCAATGCAGAAATGATCGGCCCCCATGCAAGCTTCCTGAGGATGAGCAGGACAATGACAAACGACACGGTGGTCCAGAAAATAAGACCCGGATTTGGGCTGAGAAGTCCGCCATTGAGAAGTATGACTCCCGATGTTAACATGAACACTGTTCTTTTAACGGGTTAATAAAATCCGACTGCGAATGATTGCGTTAATCGTTTCGCAATCGGAATATCTTCTGTTATGAGGCTGTGCGCTATTGCCGATTATTTAAGGGCAAGAAGAACACAGATAACCTCGCCAAACAGGGCAACACCTTCAATAAGAGCTGCGGCAATAATCATGGTGGTACGAATATCTGCAGTCGCTTCAGGCTGACGAGCAACACCTTCAGCAGCAGATGCTGCTACGTTACCAATACCGAGTCCTGCACCGATAACAGCCAGTCCGGCACCAATACCTGCCCCTAAATAACCTAAACCTAAACCTTCCATATTGTAATTACCTCCGTTTATTTGTTGTAAGATGTTATTCAAAAAAATTAATCAGCAGTTACAAAATCAGCTCTTTTCTCACCCTCGATATTCTGACATGACCTATCAGGGATTCAATGATGTGCAGCTCCGGCTTCGTGATCGGCATGCTCCTCATGTGCTGAAGCAAGACCGATAAAGAGTGCCGAAAGCATCGTGAAAATATAGGCCTGAAGGAAGGCTACAAATATCTCAAGCAGATAAATAAATATAGAGAACGGGACAGACATGGCAACCGCCACGATATAACTCTTGAGAATAAAGCTGATAAAAATCAAACTGAGAATCACGATGTGCCCGGCGGTCATGTTGGCAAATAACCGGATCGTCAGCGCAACCGGCTTGGTAAACAGACCGATGAACTCGATGGGAATCATGATGATCCAGAGCGCAGGGTGAGTACCTCCCGTCAGGTGCGCAAGATAGCCTTTTATGCCATGGGCTTTCAATGCTGCTATCTGGGTAAGGACGAAGGTAAATGTTGCAAGGGTCAGCGTGACGTTAATGTTGCCTGTCGCCGTCGCCCCGTAAGGAACAAGCCCGAGGACGTTACAGAGAAGAACAAACATGAATACCGTCAGCAGATAGGGGAGATATTTTTCATATCCTGGCCCGATATTGGCTTTTGCTACATCAAGCCTTATAAACTCAACCAGAGCCTCCATCGCGTTGACAAAACCCTTGGGAGCAGTCTTCGGAGACATGGTTTTGTACTTGCTGCCGATTATCGTGAAGACTATCAGCACGATCGCCGAAACGACCCAGAGCGTAACGACATGTTTCGTTATGGAGATATCAAATCCGCCTACGACGATTTTCGGGAGCACGATCTCGCCAAAGGGTTCAAAGGAGTAGACGTTGCTGTCAAGAATATGGTGCATGATGACGTCGCCGGCCTTCTCTTCGCCGTGACCTGCCGCCTCGCCGTGCGGAGCCTCCCCGGCGTGAGCTCCCTCGGTACGGGCAACCGCAGCGATCGAATCATGAGTCACTCCCGCGCTTTCTGCCGGAGAAGCGAACGCATTGACGTTGAGGAGAAAAGGCACTACAAGTGCTATAACCTTTATCAATCCCTTGACTTTACTGGTGCGTTCCTGTTTCATGCAACGTTCTTTTTCTGTTTGTTTTTCTTTTGATAAGCGAGTATTTCAACAATCACATAAATACAGTAAAAAGCGAAAAACGAAAGCACAAAATCGTTCACGACGGCAATATTCTTGACAATAATCCAGGCTACCAACCCCATAAGAATCAACAGCCGCGCCGCAAGACCTCCAAAAACAACTTTCGTAAATACTGACGAGTCTTTATCAAACGCATACTCAAACATCAGATATCCAACGAGGGAATTGGCGACTATGATCCCCCAGGCAAAAAAAACCGATCGCTGATCGACTGTCCCCGGAGCAAGTCCATACCAGATAACCACCCATAAAATGACGGATAAGATAATTAACTTTATAAGAAAATCAAATACTGGTTTCATATGCGCGTTTAGATTCTTGATTGATAAAGGAAACCTCTTTCTCAAGGGCTCGCCGATTACTTCTGCCCGCTGATCTGACGAAGCAGTTCAGAAGGGATTCCCTGCATTTCAGAACAGCTTTTTCAACCATCCTCCGATGGTTGTGCAGGGCACCGTCATGGTTTGTTTTTTCTGTCGGCATTGCGAACGACTTTCATGAGCACAAGGACCATGCCGCCCATTCCGACCACTACGCCAGCAAGAAGAAACAGCGGCGATGTACCGAGTTTTCCGTCCGCCCAGTAGCCAAGCAGTACGAAAAAAGCGAAGCTGACGGAAATCTGCAGGCCGAGACCGATATAGTCGGACAGTCCCCTGACGGAACGTCCGAACTGTTCTGAATATTTTTCGTTCTCTGGCTGGGTCATGGCTTTTCTTTCAAGGGGCTCAATGGTTTTTCATCGTGAATCGTTCATCCTGCATTTTCGACAACGTATATTCAGATACGAGAGTCAATTTACATGCTTTTTATTTCTTTAACGATAGCAAAAGGTTCTTTTTACTCGTCCGTACCGAAGGGATTTACGGCATGTTCGGATGATTTTATTCACTCAAGTTATCATGTTTATCGGCTATTATGAAAAAAAAGCCTTTTATACGCCCCGGATATATCGTTCCCGCGCTGTTTTCCGGCTTTGGCAATCTTGTTGCGGGTCAATCGCTCCGTACCGGGGGCACAAGCCTTCCTCCCTACGCGTCGCTGAATGCAGGCTTCGCTACGGGCGACAATCCCGCCGTGATAAACAATAACATTGCGCTCCTGTGCGATGAACTTGCCATCGAACCACGACAATTGGCATGGTCTGAACAGGTTCACGGGACGTCGATTCTTGAGGTGACTGCGCCGGGGGCCTATCGAGGTTATGATGCGCTGATCACCTCTGTTGCCGATATTTACCTTTCGATCTTTACTGCCGACTGCTATCCCGTTCTTGTTTATGATCCGGTTCATCTGGCCGTCGGGGCTGTCCATGCGGGATGGAAGGGCACTGCCGGAGAGATTGTCGTAAAAACCGTTTCGCTCATGCAACGCAGATTCAATACCTGCCCGGAGAACTGTCTGGCCTATATCGGTACCGGAATTTCGCAACCGGCTTATGAGGTAAGTCGTGAAACGTCGGTTCTTTTTCCAGCGAGCTGCCGTATCGCGTCGCCGGGAGGCGACGACGCGTTCATGCTTGATCTTGCGCAGGCCAATCATGAGCAGCTCCTCTCTTCGGGAATCCCGGACAAGAACATCGAACGATCGCCGTTCTGCACCTGTCGCAATGCCGACCTCTTTTATTCTTATCGGCGCGATGAGGGGAAAACCGGTCGGATGGTCAGCCTGATAGGCATCAGAGCCTGACGGAACTCTTTCGGACGGCGATAAGGGCGGTTCCCGTTTTTTCTTCAAGCTCGCGAAGCCTGGCGAGCTGTTCATCGCTCAGATCGTCAGCAAGAACATCATAATCAGTATAGGAGAGCAGCGTCTTGCCTGCCTCTTTTTCAAGAGCCCGGATCTCGTCAATCCGGTATGGAGTGAGTTTTGAATGACTCGAGCGCATACAAAACCTCCTTATAATTCATTGGTGATTTCATGGTCATGCAGGGGCCTTGTCTTCATGAATGATACGACATACTGTTCAAACCTCACCTCACAGTTGTTTCATAATTCTAATTGGGCTAAATTACGGGTCAATCATTACATTGAGTATTTTATCTTTGCTCCGGGTGTACATTTTTAAACTATCAAGCCGCTTCCGTATCATGAACGACATTGAGTTACTGCAACAAAACCACAGAGCTAACGAACTTTGTTTTAAAGGGCTGGTGGAGTTCGGCTGTTTCAAGGCTGCCGTTGAACTTGATCTATTCAGTCTCCTTGCCGATGAGCCAAAAGATACCGAGGATCTCGCATCATCTGTCGGAGCCGTTCCCATGCGTCTCGGCATGCTGCTCGAGGCTCTGCGCCAAATCGGTATTACTGAGGAGCGTGACGGAAAATGGGCTCTGACCTCTTTTTCAAAAGCAATGTTCGTTCCCAACAGCGAGCATCCGAATATGTACATGACTCCCGTTGCCAGGGCAATGGTTCATCTCTCCGATAATTTTTATATGGATCTGGCCAGCGCCGTCAAAGGCACCATGAATTTCAAGGGGGAAGTGCCTTATCCTCCGGTTACGCGTGAAGACAACTGGTATTTTGAAGAGATCCACCGCAGCAATGCTCATTTTGCAATCAAGCTCCTTCTGGAGGAGGCCGACCTTTCTGCAGCGAAAACCCTGGTTGACGTCGGTGGCGGCATTGGCGATATTTCAGCCGCGCTGTTG
This region includes:
- the trpS gene encoding tryptophan--tRNA ligase, which translates into the protein MAIQRILSGMRPTGKLHLGHFTGALENWVEQQNLMREDGSRVYETCFLIADYHSLTTSLDTGDLYANSLDMLIDWLSAGVDPEKSPVFRQSRIKEHAELFLLFSMLVTASRLERNPTLKEQVRDLNLESLVYGHLGYPVLQAADILLYKGTVVPVGEDQIPHVEITREIARKFNNHYPHPLNGVVFMEPEPKITKFSRLVGLDGKSKMSKSLGNTILLSDGSEEVFKKVRNAVTDTEKIRKNDPGRPEVCTVFSYHGKFTPQMQRDIIEMDCRSGSLGCVDCKKICAANISHALLPLVEKRRYYEAHIDLVTEILYEGERKAQAIARNTMEEVREAMRLG
- a CDS encoding HAD family hydrolase, with amino-acid sequence MKEHNRYAFIFDMDGVLTDNMKLHALSWVELFNDFGLKGLDPERYLVETAGMKGHDVLKHFLDPAINATDADRLTELKDFLYRVMSRSSIHPLSGLSLFLDAAERLGIRLGVGTGSGPKNTGYVLGLLGIQQKFQAVVTADQVANGKPAPDIFLEAARRLMVEPSQCIVFEDAIPGVEAAERAGMKCVALTTTNSRNMFSGFANVIAVVHDFTGLNPEILLDMPFKAPLLTH
- the argS gene encoding arginine--tRNA ligase, which gives rise to MHDFFLPVIKNALLSLAVSSDKPVLIERPADKKFGDFSTNIAFLIAKESRRNPKEFAGELIAHLSFPPDTIKSMTVAGPGFINFFLTPTFIMQSVEQILLEGKGYGRSCLGKGKKAIVEYVSANPTGPLTIGRGRGGVLGDCIANLLETQSYAVTREYYFNDAGRQMQILGESVRFRYLELCGVAETFPETHYQGAYIREIAESLFAGHGAALQGVHDLLPFIKSAETIIFKSIKNTLERIGIRHDSFFNEHTLYHREGSGQSANEEVIDLLREKQFIGEYDGATWFLTSRIGQEKDKVLIKSSGEPSYRLPDIAYHITKFKRGYDLMVNVFGADHIDEYPDVLEALKILGYDASRIQVAINQFVTTTVDGQSVKMSTRKGNADLLDDLVDDVGPDATRLFFIMRSKDSHLNFDIDLAKKQSKDNPVFYLHYAHARICSLLRMAALENGFDPDGSGHHLLQLLDSEPELRLGLLLLEYPQMITASIRLLEPQKMVDYLHSVAELYHKFYQECPILKAEPDISKARLFLSLATKQVLCNGFRILGISAPESM
- the nadD gene encoding nicotinate (nicotinamide) nucleotide adenylyltransferase yields the protein MHVAVFGGTFDPPHNGHLAMCLLARELLHIDKVILSISNNPFKLLRSDHDDHRKNMVGLLASELKKTELPAEVSGWELQKKTPSYTVELLRFLRTEYPDVQLTLLVGEDSYREFPLWKSYEELVLLCRIAVFRRVPPEQIAHREQRLEMIGNVRFIDFDCPISSTTIRADIASGRPVTAKIPSAINRYIIDHRLYRD
- a CDS encoding outer membrane protein assembly factor BamD, which gives rise to MIVLTFSSLFLSSCSSSKIATNSGGDTAERYAAALADYNKKDYDDAALTLEALMFSVRGSALEDDVLFYLAQSYFNTKQYLLSAEMYSRLLQLNAGSPYTPTAQFQLAKSHEKLSSHYEFDHEHTKKAIQQYALYIEQYPGRDSAVVAADIQTYQELLKINPANANYQDQLAVLKLESERSGSLSYAKNAIKTFRDKLARNKVSIAHQYIQLGKPKGAVIFYDEVIRFYPDTIYLEAAWKGKVDALILRKKWMEAGQALDQYLQLYPEKQDQMKGSRDKIMQNFGNS
- a CDS encoding YgaP family membrane protein; amino-acid sequence: MQKNIGNTDRAIRLVLGLIIVILGIVYQSWWGLAGLVPLLTALLAYCPLYTIIGVTTCGNPPGTDKPGKTGTRMPKP
- the atpH gene encoding ATP synthase F1 subunit delta, which produces MSSVIASRRYASALLSAAEEGGFLDQATQELAQIKIVLDQSRELVHVLRSPVINADKKTHILQEVFADTVGDKVMIFLKLIAKKKRSGMLPQIIVEYQKLLDEANGIINVSITSATPMSDDQVKALVAKLSSYTGKTIREKMALNGELLGGVTVKIGDTILDGSVRHQLQLLKKALVSERV
- a CDS encoding F0F1 ATP synthase subunit B, with the translated sequence MLTSGVILLNGGLLSPNPGLIFWTTVSFVIVLLILRKLAWGPIISALEEREKGIQSSIDRAHKAKDEAEEILRKNRELLAKADAESDKIIREGKEYGEKLRAGIAEKAQAEAAKMISMAKEEIEQEKRRALDVLRNEVAELAVMGAEKIIKTSLDADMQKKIVDSMIQDLSTKRN
- the atpE gene encoding ATP synthase F0 subunit C — its product is MEGLGLGYLGAGIGAGLAVIGAGLGIGNVAASAAEGVARQPEATADIRTTMIIAAALIEGVALFGEVICVLLALK
- a CDS encoding F0F1 ATP synthase subunit A, producing MKQERTSKVKGLIKVIALVVPFLLNVNAFASPAESAGVTHDSIAAVARTEGAHAGEAPHGEAAGHGEEKAGDVIMHHILDSNVYSFEPFGEIVLPKIVVGGFDISITKHVVTLWVVSAIVLIVFTIIGSKYKTMSPKTAPKGFVNAMEALVEFIRLDVAKANIGPGYEKYLPYLLTVFMFVLLCNVLGLVPYGATATGNINVTLTLATFTFVLTQIAALKAHGIKGYLAHLTGGTHPALWIIMIPIEFIGLFTKPVALTIRLFANMTAGHIVILSLIFISFILKSYIVAVAMSVPFSIFIYLLEIFVAFLQAYIFTMLSALFIGLASAHEEHADHEAGAAHH
- a CDS encoding AtpZ/AtpI family protein, with amino-acid sequence MTQPENEKYSEQFGRSVRGLSDYIGLGLQISVSFAFFVLLGYWADGKLGTSPLFLLAGVVVGMGGMVLVLMKVVRNADRKNKP
- the pgeF gene encoding peptidoglycan editing factor PgeF, with product MKKKPFIRPGYIVPALFSGFGNLVAGQSLRTGGTSLPPYASLNAGFATGDNPAVINNNIALLCDELAIEPRQLAWSEQVHGTSILEVTAPGAYRGYDALITSVADIYLSIFTADCYPVLVYDPVHLAVGAVHAGWKGTAGEIVVKTVSLMQRRFNTCPENCLAYIGTGISQPAYEVSRETSVLFPASCRIASPGGDDAFMLDLAQANHEQLLSSGIPDKNIERSPFCTCRNADLFYSYRRDEGKTGRMVSLIGIRA
- the bchU gene encoding bacteriochlorophyllide d C-20 methyltransferase BchU, whose amino-acid sequence is MNDIELLQQNHRANELCFKGLVEFGCFKAAVELDLFSLLADEPKDTEDLASSVGAVPMRLGMLLEALRQIGITEERDGKWALTSFSKAMFVPNSEHPNMYMTPVARAMVHLSDNFYMDLASAVKGTMNFKGEVPYPPVTREDNWYFEEIHRSNAHFAIKLLLEEADLSAAKTLVDVGGGIGDISAALLKKYTGLQSTILNLPGAVPLVNDNAAEKGVADRLRGAVVDIYKEAYPQADAVMFCRILYSANEQLTDMMCRKAFEALSAGGKLIILDMVIDDPETPNFDYLSHYILGAGMPFSVLGFKPQSAYKEILEAIGFTDVRMVRKYDQLLCEAVKPA